From the genome of Fusarium keratoplasticum isolate Fu6.1 chromosome 11, whole genome shotgun sequence, one region includes:
- a CDS encoding FAD-binding-3 domain-containing protein: MQEIETDVLVVGAGVVGLSFAAMLASQGVRVFAIAKHSGTSPSPRAHVTNQRTMEIFREMGLEQRVKVAGTCLADVGSLVMATSLTGMEIGRYSCYGGGDHQLTDFAKASPSQMWNTAQNLLEPILLGKAREKGADIRFYHELIDIEQSEEGVVGRVRERTSGGEYTVRARYAIGADGARSFVAEKVGFGFIGEPGLMCMLSSWVEMDLTPYVAHRPACIYWMLQPGDEYWVGSGTCILKRPWDEWVVNRQYNAADGEPDMSDESIIAHARGVLGIPESLPVRVKHKGKWQVNHVVAKEYRRGRIFLAGDAAHRHPPSSGLGSNTCVQDAYNMSWKLAMVIKGQAGEELLESYNQERQPVGKQVVDHAISTLHDMAALPKALGFVRGQSREEGFASLEELFSDADGAAERRALMRQQIDVGNRRSNALGVQLGHRYQNSCAVVDDGTPFPAHQRDPVLYYEATTHPGAYLPHAWLEREKRRISILDIFEHGSFGLVVGIGGKPWEAAAATVSSELGIALPVYYVGYRCTYDDVLGEWAGRREITDRGVLLVRPDRHIGWRSADRPQDPTAALRSALGHILSRRM, from the coding sequence ATGCAAGAGATTGAAACCGATGTTCTCGTCGTGGGAGCCGGTGTGGTTGGCCTCTCCTTCGCGGCTATGCTAGCTTCCCAGGGAGTGCGGGTGTTTGCAATCGCGAAACACAGCGGCACCTCGCCGTCACCACGTGCCCATGTCACCAATCAGCGGACTATGGAGATCTTTCGAGAGATGGGTCTCGAGCAGCGTGTCAAGGTGGCTGGGACTTGCCTGGCGGATGTAGGCAGCCTTGTCATGGCCACCAGTCTGACGGGGATGGAGATTGGACGCTACAGTTGTTACGGAGGTGGTGATCATCAGCTCACCGACTTTGCAAAGGCCAGTCCCTCTCAGATGTGGAACACGGCCCAGAATCTACTTGAGCCGATCCTGTTGGGCAAAGCCCGAGAGAAGGGAGCCGACATCCGCTTCTATCACGAACTGATCGACATTGAACAGTCAGAGGAGGGAGTGGTTGGCCGAGTACGCGAGCGGACAAGCGGAGGCGAGTATACCGTCCGGGCTCGGTATGCTATCGGCGCAGATGGAGCCCGCTCGTTCGTAGCCGAGAAAGTCGGCTTCGGCTTTATTGGTGAGCCCGGGCTGATGTGTATGCTGAGCTCGTGGGTGGAGATGGACCTTACCCCTTATGTCGCCCATCGGCCAGCATGCATTTACTGGATGCTGCAGCCAGGAGATGAATATTGGGTCGGCTCAGGTACCTGTATCCTGAAGAGGCCGTGGGATGAATGGGTGGTGAACCGACAGTACAACGCAGCAGACGGAGAGCCTGACATGAGCGACGAATCTATCATTGCACATGCTCGAGGCGTGCTGGGCATTCCCGAGTCACTACCAGTCCGTGTCAAGCACAAGGGCAAGTGGCAAGTCAATCACGTCGTGGCAAAGGAATACCGACGTGGACGCATATTTCTTGCAGGCGATGCTGCTCATCGTCATCCGCCTTCTAGTGGATTGGGGAGCAATACATGTGTGCAAGACGCGTACAACATGTCGTGGAAGCTGGCCATGGTCATCAAGGGCCAAGCTggcgaggagctcctcgagagcTACAACCAAGAGAGACAACCCGTCGGCAAACAGGTTGTCGACCACGCCATCTCAACTCTCCACGACATGGCCGCGCTCCCCAAGGCACTGGGTTTCGTGCGAGGACAGTCACGGGAGGAAGGCTTTGCATCGCTGGAGGAGCTCTTTTCAGATGCTGACGGTGCAGCCGAGCGTCGTGCATTGATGCGGCAACAAATCGACGTTGGAAATCGCCGCTCAAATGCCCTAGGCGTGCAATTGGGTCATCGCTACCAAAACTCGTGTGCCGTGGTTGACGATGGAACACCCTTCCCAGCCCACCAGCGCGACCCAGTTCTTTACTACGAGGCGACAACCCACCCAGGCGCCTACCTGCCTCACGCTTGGCTGGAGCGTGAGAAGAGGCGTATTTCAATCTTGGACATCTTTGAGCATGGAAGTTTCGGCCTTGTGGTTGGTATCGGCGGTAAACCTTGGGAAGCCGCAGCTGCTACGGTCAGTAGTGAGCTGGGCATCGCGCTGCCTGTCTACTACGTTGGATATCGTTGCACTTACGACGATGTCCTTGGCGAGTGGGCTGGCCGACGTGAGATAACTGACCGCGGTGTCCTGCTTGTTCGACCGGATCGTCACATTGGCTGGCGCTCTGCTGATCGGCCTCAAGATCCGACAGCAGCACTACGCTCAGCCTTAGGTCATATTCTCTCGCGTCGAATGTAA